One segment of Archangium lipolyticum DNA contains the following:
- a CDS encoding alpha/beta hydrolase-fold protein codes for MRRLIPPLVAAFLLSSCLSGPSHVGAASPREGTPITLGVKHTFHSTVLGEERGFLVYLPPGYDTSSERYPVLYLLDGDAYFHHTTGVVRFLAESHRIPRMIVVGVSNTDRTRDFTPPVLAGFRRPGDTSQRTVAELRPTAGGAERFLRFLEEELAPRIESRYRTQPYRILVGHSLGGLFAVHTLMNHPRSFHAYVAISPSLWWNGNELVNGAVRSLERLPPQERFLYMSMGDESDDMLEPIQRLARTLEQARPERLVWRYSFLANDHHGSTPLRTLYDGLEALFEDWRISEPIMRAGDLEKVEANYVRVARRLGYEVRPPEELLSRMGYHLLESGKVDAAITVFRRNVELHGDSPIVHDGLGEALEAAGQLDAALECYTLAIQRGIQTDRVHPAFQQHLERVLRKLALQQKEEGARGPEDAAPSP; via the coding sequence ATGCGCCGACTCATCCCGCCGTTGGTTGCAGCGTTCCTCCTGTCCTCCTGCCTGTCCGGGCCCTCTCACGTGGGAGCAGCTTCTCCACGGGAGGGAACGCCCATCACCCTCGGGGTGAAGCACACCTTCCACTCCACCGTCCTCGGAGAGGAGCGCGGCTTCCTCGTCTATCTACCGCCCGGGTACGACACCTCCTCGGAGCGCTACCCCGTTCTCTACCTCCTGGATGGCGATGCGTACTTCCATCACACCACTGGCGTCGTGCGGTTCCTCGCGGAGAGCCATCGCATCCCCCGGATGATCGTGGTGGGGGTATCGAACACGGATCGCACGAGGGATTTCACCCCGCCGGTGTTGGCGGGCTTCCGGAGGCCTGGGGATACCTCCCAGCGGACCGTCGCGGAGTTGCGTCCCACCGCCGGAGGCGCGGAACGGTTCCTGCGCTTCCTGGAGGAAGAGCTGGCTCCGCGCATCGAGTCCCGCTACCGCACGCAGCCGTACCGAATCCTCGTGGGGCATTCGTTGGGCGGACTCTTCGCCGTGCATACGCTCATGAACCACCCGCGGAGTTTCCACGCCTACGTCGCCATCAGCCCGAGCCTCTGGTGGAACGGGAATGAGCTCGTGAATGGAGCAGTGCGGTCCCTCGAGCGCCTGCCCCCGCAGGAACGCTTCCTCTACATGAGCATGGGGGACGAGAGCGACGACATGCTGGAACCCATCCAGCGGCTCGCGAGGACCCTCGAGCAGGCCCGGCCGGAGCGGCTGGTGTGGCGCTACTCCTTCCTCGCGAACGACCATCACGGCAGCACGCCCCTCCGGACGCTCTACGATGGACTGGAGGCCCTCTTCGAGGACTGGCGCATCTCCGAGCCAATCATGCGCGCTGGCGACCTGGAGAAGGTGGAGGCCAACTACGTCCGGGTCGCCAGGCGGCTCGGTTACGAGGTCCGGCCTCCCGAGGAGCTGCTCAGCCGCATGGGGTACCATCTGCTGGAGAGCGGCAAGGTCGATGCCGCCATCACCGTCTTCCGGCGCAACGTCGAGCTGCACGGCGACTCGCCCATCGTCCACGACGGTCTGGGAGAGGCCCTGGAGGCCGCTGGCCAACTGGATGCGGCGCTCGAGTGCTACACGCTCGCCATCCAGCGTGGCATCCAGACCGATCGGGTGCACCCCGCCTTCCAGCAGCACCTCGAACGGGTGTTGCGGAAGCTGGCACTCCAGCAAAAGGAAGAGGGTGCTCGCGGCCCGGAGGACGCGGCACCCTCCCCCTGA